A single region of the Cucumis melo cultivar AY chromosome 3, USDA_Cmelo_AY_1.0, whole genome shotgun sequence genome encodes:
- the LOC127148658 gene encoding uncharacterized protein LOC127148658: MDRRCFAILYYLLRTIGGLTSTEVVNVEEMVAMFLHILAHDVKNRVIQREFMHLGETISRHFHMVLLAIIRLHDELLKKPQPVANDCTDQRWRWFEGFLAPYRGQRYHLQEWHGAENAPSTSKKFFNMKHSSARNVIKRALVVLKGQWAILREKSYYPVEVQCRTILACCLLHNLINREMTIFNIMDDIDEVNFTHATSAADDIHYIETSNEWTRWRDDLAE; this comes from the exons ATGGATCGAAGATGTTTTGCCATTCTCTACTACCTACTAAGGACCATTGGTGGACTAACGTCGACCGAAGTCGTCAATGTTGAAgagatggtagcaatgttcctccACATTCTTGCGCACGACGTGAAAAACCGTGTCATTCAACGAGAGTTCATGCATTTGGGTGAGACAATTTCCCGTCATTTTCACATGGTTTTGTTGGCCATTATTCGACTTCATGACGAGCTTTTAAAAAAACCACAACCAGTGGCTAACGATTGCACAGATCAAAGATGGAGGTGGTTTGAG GGTTTCCTCGCACCATATAGAGGCCAACGCTACCACTTGCAAGAATGGCATGGCGCTGAAAATGCACCTTCAACTTCAAAAaagttcttcaatatgaagcATTCTTCTGCTCGTAATGTAATCAAAAGAGCATTGGTTGTCTTGAAGGGTCAATGGGCGATACTACGGGAAAAGTCATACTACCCTGTAGAAGTCCAATGTCGCACAATACTCGCATGTTGTCTCCTCCACAACCTTATCAATAGAGAGATGACAATCTTTAATATAATGGACGACATAGATGAGGTTAATTTCACTCACGCGACTAGTGCTGCAgatgacatacattacatagagaCGTCCAATGAGTGGACTCGGTGGAGGGACGACCTTGCTGAATAA